In Clostridium swellfunianum, a genomic segment contains:
- a CDS encoding glycoside hydrolase family 18 protein: protein MQIHVVQPGQSIYSIARTYNSTVGSIVGANQLPNPGRLVVGQALVIPIVGSFYQVRPGDSLYSIARQFGISYQTLARVNGISPARPLSVGFRLYIPPRPKRSAEINAYAEPIGGRVSPVLEQSARSAAPHLTYLAPFSFQIQRDGTLKEPNLNNFRRIAEDNGAILLMAVTNLEQGQFSTELGRLILTNEQLQNTLLNNIIATAKRLNFKDIHFDMERLPRELRESYNAFLRKAKARLSAQGFLMSTALAPKTSATQTGEWYEAHDYRAHGQIADFVVIMTYEWGYSGGPAMPVSPLPQVRQVLEYALTEMPGSKIMMGQNLYGYDWTLPFVPGSVARAVSPQQAILLAADNNVPISYDTRAQAPHFDYTASDGKRHTVWFEDARSIQAKFNLVKELGLRGVSYWKLGISFPQNWLLIEENFNVVKR from the coding sequence ATGCAAATTCATGTTGTTCAACCAGGACAATCCATTTACAGCATTGCTAGAACATATAATTCTACCGTTGGCTCTATTGTCGGAGCAAATCAACTTCCAAATCCCGGTAGACTGGTTGTAGGTCAGGCACTGGTGATTCCTATTGTTGGAAGTTTCTATCAAGTTAGGCCAGGTGACAGCTTATACAGCATTGCAAGGCAATTTGGAATAAGCTATCAAACTCTTGCAAGGGTTAATGGAATATCACCTGCTAGACCTCTCTCTGTTGGCTTTAGATTGTATATTCCGCCGAGACCAAAACGAAGTGCAGAAATAAATGCATATGCCGAGCCAATTGGAGGCAGAGTCTCACCAGTATTAGAGCAATCCGCTAGAAGTGCAGCTCCACATCTAACCTATTTAGCGCCCTTTAGTTTCCAAATCCAAAGAGATGGAACTTTAAAAGAGCCTAACTTAAACAATTTCAGAAGAATTGCAGAGGATAACGGCGCAATCTTACTGATGGCAGTTACTAATCTTGAGCAAGGACAATTCAGCACGGAACTTGGAAGATTAATACTGACTAATGAGCAGCTTCAAAATACTTTGCTTAACAATATCATTGCCACAGCAAAACGTCTTAATTTTAAAGACATACATTTTGATATGGAGCGTTTGCCTAGAGAATTAAGAGAAAGCTATAATGCTTTCCTTAGAAAAGCTAAAGCCAGATTAAGCGCGCAAGGCTTTTTAATGTCTACAGCCCTGGCACCAAAAACAAGCGCTACCCAAACAGGTGAGTGGTATGAAGCACATGATTACAGAGCTCATGGCCAAATTGCAGATTTTGTTGTTATCATGACCTATGAATGGGGCTACAGCGGCGGCCCTGCAATGCCAGTTTCCCCACTGCCTCAGGTTAGACAGGTTCTGGAATATGCCTTAACAGAAATGCCAGGCTCTAAAATTATGATGGGACAAAACTTATATGGATACGATTGGACACTTCCTTTTGTGCCCGGAAGTGTTGCAAGAGCAGTAAGCCCACAACAAGCTATTTTACTAGCAGCAGACAATAATGTACCAATAAGCTATGACACCAGAGCACAAGCACCTCACTTCGACTATACCGCCTCAGATGGAAAACGTCATACAGTATGGTTTGAAGACGCCAGGTCTATTCAGGCAAAATTTAATCTAGTAAAGGAACTTGGTCTCAGAGGTGTAAGCTATTGGAAGCTAGGAATTTCTTTCCCTCAAAACTGGCTGCTTATTGAGGAAAACTTTAATGTAGTGAAACGATAA
- a CDS encoding YbaK/EbsC family protein, whose amino-acid sequence MAIDKVREHLKKWNREDNILEFNVSSATVELAAEALDVEPARIAKTISLKQGESAMLVVAAGDAKIDNSKFKSEFGIKAKMLTPEEALEFTGHAVGGICPFGLKHKLPVFLDISLKRFHTIYPACGSSNSAIELTCHELEEYSLSKTWVDVCKGWQQE is encoded by the coding sequence ATGGCAATTGATAAGGTACGAGAGCACTTAAAGAAATGGAACAGAGAAGATAATATTTTAGAATTTAACGTGTCAAGTGCAACAGTTGAGCTGGCAGCTGAAGCACTTGATGTTGAACCTGCAAGGATAGCTAAAACTATTTCCTTAAAGCAGGGAGAAAGCGCCATGCTGGTTGTAGCAGCTGGAGATGCTAAAATAGACAACAGCAAATTTAAAAGTGAATTTGGTATCAAGGCAAAAATGTTAACACCTGAAGAAGCTTTGGAATTTACCGGCCATGCAGTTGGCGGCATATGTCCTTTTGGGTTGAAACACAAGCTTCCTGTTTTTCTAGATATATCTCTTAAGAGATTTCATACGATTTATCCTGCCTGTGGAAGCAGCAATTCAGCTATTGAGCTCACATGCCATGAACTTGAGGAATATTCCTTAAGCAAAACCTGGGTAGATGTTTGCAAGGGCTGGCAGCAGGAATAA
- a CDS encoding Crp/Fnr family transcriptional regulator: MAIKNYINMLKHLDLFKSFSSDELLNLFNKQCYEIKECKRGSIIYFQNERCSTLDIILKGNIIVQKIDSNGNILTISSFGPGDVIGGNLIFSHNNTYPMTIAAKSSSTILHIRKDLILELCQMNKDFLVMFLQSISDKTLILTDKIKSITMKTIRQCIIDFLTYEYYIQKNLRIVLNISKKELSERIGVQRPSLLRELKKMRADGLIEYDAHSITIKNDALIESAT; the protein is encoded by the coding sequence ATGGCTATTAAAAATTATATTAACATGCTTAAACATTTAGATTTGTTTAAAAGTTTTTCATCAGATGAATTGCTAAACTTATTTAATAAACAATGCTATGAGATTAAAGAATGCAAGAGAGGCAGTATTATTTATTTCCAAAATGAAAGGTGCTCAACTTTAGATATTATTTTGAAAGGAAATATAATCGTGCAAAAGATTGATTCAAATGGCAACATACTAACTATATCATCCTTTGGGCCAGGAGATGTTATAGGGGGTAATTTAATTTTTTCTCATAACAATACTTATCCTATGACTATAGCTGCAAAAAGCTCTAGTACAATCCTTCATATAAGAAAGGATTTAATACTCGAGCTTTGCCAAATGAACAAAGATTTCTTAGTTATGTTTCTACAGTCTATATCAGATAAAACTCTTATACTTACAGATAAGATTAAATCAATTACTATGAAAACTATAAGACAATGCATAATAGATTTTCTGACATATGAATATTATATTCAGAAAAACTTGAGAATTGTTTTAAATATTTCTAAAAAGGAGCTGTCTGAGAGAATTGGAGTTCAAAGACCTTCTCTTTTGAGAGAGCTAAAAAAGATGAGAGCTGATGGCTTGATAGAATATGATGCTCATTCAATAACTATAAAGAATGATGCGCTTATAGAATCCGCTACATAG
- a CDS encoding cupin domain-containing protein, whose protein sequence is MLEKNYEFKRVDERVVEKLIDDDNLALNHMIFTKGTGLPEHYSDSNVYMLVARGVLTLKLNDQESHKYSQGQIINIPYKVKMNVNNFDEEVLELFVIKAPNPKYYGDR, encoded by the coding sequence ATGTTGGAAAAAAATTATGAATTTAAAAGAGTAGATGAAAGGGTGGTTGAAAAGCTAATCGATGACGACAACTTAGCATTAAATCATATGATTTTTACCAAAGGAACAGGATTGCCAGAGCATTACTCAGATTCAAATGTGTATATGCTCGTAGCTAGAGGGGTATTAACATTAAAGTTAAATGATCAAGAGTCTCACAAGTATTCCCAAGGACAGATTATCAATATTCCATATAAAGTGAAAATGAATGTAAATAACTTTGATGAAGAAGTATTAGAGTTATTTGTTATCAAAGCACCAAACCCTAAATATTATGGAGATAGATAG
- a CDS encoding permease, with protein MDIFTKVLWIVTGIAFILSMIKDKNKTLSSMRMARGMMKNMIGELLGILFLIGLILTFFPPETIKSLMEKTNGLISTVASALVGSITLIPAFVAFPLVGSLIDIGFNIVPAVAFLTTLTMVGVVTFPLEKEEFGLKFTVVRNSLSFGFAIVIALVMVVLM; from the coding sequence ATGGATATATTTACAAAAGTCCTTTGGATTGTTACAGGTATTGCCTTTATCCTATCAATGATAAAAGATAAGAATAAGACCTTGAGCTCCATGAGAATGGCAAGAGGTATGATGAAAAATATGATAGGGGAACTACTTGGGATATTATTTTTAATAGGTCTAATATTAACCTTTTTTCCACCAGAGACCATAAAAAGTCTAATGGAGAAAACAAATGGACTAATATCAACTGTAGCTTCTGCTTTAGTTGGAAGCATAACGCTGATACCTGCATTTGTGGCGTTTCCTTTAGTAGGTTCACTTATAGATATTGGATTTAACATTGTTCCTGCAGTTGCATTTTTGACTACTTTAACTATGGTAGGTGTAGTAACTTTCCCGCTTGAGAAAGAAGAGTTTGGTCTTAAGTTTACAGTTGTAAGAAACTCCTTAAGCTTCGGATTTGCTATAGTTATAGCATTAGTTATGGTGGTGTTGATGTGA
- a CDS encoding permease, which translates to MNVAKKNKLLFMVGAVYLVLLVAMPDKAARSSENSTYYVIEMLQIMPVIFILTSLIEAWVPREAITNSFGENSGVKGTLFSFVLGSFSAGPIYAAFPVCKMLLKKGASVSNIVVILSAWAVIKIPMLANEAKFLGPKFMLIRWVLTTISIFAMAYIISKAVNKESLVGIEDKKESESSALAIKHQYCIGCGLCEKLSPNTFIISDKKAKIIVGNVKIEDLNNIENINKAVEKCPAKAIYFKA; encoded by the coding sequence ATGAATGTAGCGAAGAAAAATAAATTATTGTTTATGGTGGGTGCAGTATACCTGGTTCTTCTTGTGGCTATGCCCGATAAAGCAGCTCGATCAAGTGAAAACAGCACTTATTATGTAATAGAAATGCTTCAGATTATGCCTGTAATTTTTATATTGACTTCTCTTATAGAAGCGTGGGTACCAAGAGAAGCTATTACAAACAGCTTTGGAGAGAATTCAGGGGTTAAAGGTACACTTTTTTCCTTTGTTTTAGGGAGTTTTTCAGCGGGACCAATATATGCAGCTTTTCCGGTATGCAAGATGCTTCTTAAAAAGGGCGCCAGTGTTTCAAATATTGTAGTTATATTAAGTGCTTGGGCAGTAATTAAGATACCAATGCTTGCAAATGAGGCTAAGTTCTTAGGACCTAAATTCATGCTGATTAGATGGGTATTAACCACAATTTCCATATTTGCTATGGCTTATATAATATCTAAAGCAGTTAATAAAGAAAGTCTAGTAGGTATAGAAGATAAGAAAGAAAGTGAAAGTTCAGCTTTAGCAATTAAGCATCAATATTGCATAGGATGCGGATTATGTGAAAAATTATCTCCGAATACTTTTATAATATCTGATAAAAAAGCAAAAATTATAGTTGGAAATGTAAAGATAGAAGATTTGAATAATATTGAAAATATAAACAAAGCAGTGGAAAAATGCCCTGCTAAAGCTATATACTTTAAAGCATAA
- a CDS encoding DUF4418 family protein — protein MKNKKAAGLIAIGLGVLVTLIPEVIFPVCTDMIELMNGKALYMKCHWTAMAELLVGGLIIFDGILLVAFKKYETRLALSILQFLLGVSVLLIPTLLIGMCETAAMACRVGTEPGLIVVSAIIMAVSIVNVFSQVGFIRSQQLHKERSVNE, from the coding sequence ATGAAGAATAAAAAAGCTGCAGGTTTAATTGCAATAGGGCTTGGAGTGCTAGTTACCTTAATTCCTGAAGTAATATTTCCGGTATGTACTGATATGATAGAATTGATGAATGGTAAAGCTTTATATATGAAGTGTCACTGGACAGCTATGGCAGAGTTATTGGTTGGAGGGCTTATTATATTTGACGGGATATTGCTTGTTGCATTCAAAAAGTATGAAACACGTCTTGCGCTTAGCATATTGCAGTTTCTACTAGGCGTATCTGTACTGCTTATTCCTACATTGCTTATTGGAATGTGTGAAACAGCTGCTATGGCCTGCAGAGTGGGAACTGAACCTGGGCTAATAGTAGTAAGTGCAATAATTATGGCAGTTTCAATAGTAAATGTTTTTTCTCAGGTAGGTTTTATAAGGTCGCAGCAGCTGCATAAAGAAAGAAGTGTAAATGAGTAA
- a CDS encoding ABC transporter permease, which translates to MKKMRLTTFVMAIKNLKKRSFRTKGLIAITAVLAFTIFCGALLSESLRLGKNYMSGRMGADIMVVPRGCALQLQNTLLRSESNTFYMSENLEDRILEMPGVEKVSPQLYIGSLNASCCTVPVQLIGFDPTTDFTIRSWMTKIDSSELGFGEVVIGSRVNAAIGSDIWLFGQPLKVAATLDDTGMGFNSSVFMTIDTAKHMIETSQEAAVHPAGSGKEPVSALFIKLTNDSDASKIGKIILNKYPQTDVVILDEMMDNIKSQVKNIKILAYSIQGLLWAAAVIILIVIYEFAANERKREFGLLLVIGATRQKLESMLMTETLIISFWGAFLGASTASLIMFEFRMLIAISLGIPYMHPTIGQTMRLAAMSIVISLLTGIIACIFSIKRIEHFETHIMIREYE; encoded by the coding sequence ATGAAAAAGATGAGGTTGACAACATTTGTAATGGCTATTAAAAACCTTAAAAAACGTTCCTTTAGGACAAAAGGTCTTATAGCTATTACTGCTGTATTAGCATTTACAATTTTTTGTGGAGCATTGCTATCAGAAAGTTTAAGATTAGGCAAAAATTATATGTCAGGCCGAATGGGAGCAGATATTATGGTAGTACCCCGCGGGTGTGCACTTCAGCTTCAGAATACACTTTTAAGAAGTGAGTCTAATACCTTTTATATGAGCGAAAATCTAGAAGATAGAATTTTAGAAATGCCTGGAGTAGAAAAAGTTTCTCCTCAATTATATATTGGGTCCCTAAATGCTTCCTGTTGTACAGTGCCGGTACAGCTAATAGGGTTTGATCCTACAACGGATTTTACAATAAGGTCCTGGATGACAAAGATTGATAGCAGTGAGCTAGGCTTTGGAGAGGTTGTAATAGGAAGTCGTGTAAATGCAGCAATTGGGTCTGACATTTGGTTGTTTGGTCAGCCCCTTAAGGTGGCGGCAACCTTAGATGATACAGGAATGGGTTTTAATTCTTCAGTATTTATGACAATAGATACTGCTAAACATATGATAGAAACATCACAAGAAGCAGCAGTTCATCCTGCAGGAAGTGGAAAAGAGCCTGTGTCAGCATTGTTTATTAAATTGACTAATGACTCAGACGCATCTAAAATAGGCAAAATTATTTTGAACAAATATCCTCAAACAGATGTCGTTATATTGGATGAGATGATGGATAATATTAAATCTCAAGTAAAAAATATAAAAATTTTAGCATATAGCATTCAAGGGCTCTTATGGGCAGCAGCCGTTATAATTCTTATAGTAATATATGAATTTGCAGCAAATGAACGTAAGCGTGAATTTGGATTGTTATTGGTAATTGGCGCTACTCGCCAAAAGCTTGAAAGCATGCTTATGACTGAAACATTGATTATAAGCTTTTGGGGAGCATTTTTAGGAGCAAGTACAGCAAGTTTAATTATGTTTGAATTCCGCATGTTAATTGCAATATCACTAGGAATCCCGTATATGCATCCTACAATAGGGCAAACAATGAGATTAGCTGCTATGAGTATTGTAATCTCATTACTTACAGGTATAATTGCTTGCATCTTTTCTATAAAACGCATAGAACATTTTGAAACCCATATTATGATAAGGGAGTATGAATAA
- a CDS encoding ABC transporter ATP-binding protein, translating to MLELRQLKKTYERTNMSSFTAVENVNIKIMPGDFISIIGRSGSGKSTILNMIAGLLRPTDGKILINGYDLWSMNDTAMAKIRNSKIGYIPQGPSLLSNLSILDNVRLPFCFLHKKGSGIEPAMALLEEIGLKDLAERYPAELSGGEMRRAAIARALINNPEILIADEPTGDLDDETTKEVMKLFYDINCNGTTILMVTHENEIATLGNRLFIMSSGKLIEKKSK from the coding sequence ATGCTGGAATTGAGACAGTTAAAGAAGACCTATGAAAGAACTAATATGTCCTCATTTACCGCAGTAGAAAATGTAAACATCAAAATTATGCCTGGAGATTTTATCAGTATCATAGGCAGGTCTGGAAGTGGAAAATCAACTATCTTGAATATGATTGCAGGTCTGCTTCGTCCGACCGATGGAAAGATCCTAATAAATGGTTATGATTTATGGTCTATGAATGATACAGCTATGGCAAAAATCCGTAATTCTAAGATTGGATATATACCACAGGGACCTAGCCTTCTTTCGAATCTATCAATATTAGATAATGTTCGCCTGCCCTTTTGCTTTTTACATAAAAAAGGAAGTGGTATTGAGCCTGCAATGGCTCTTCTAGAGGAGATTGGCTTAAAAGATTTGGCTGAAAGATATCCAGCTGAGCTTTCAGGTGGTGAAATGAGAAGAGCAGCTATTGCTCGAGCACTTATAAATAATCCTGAAATTTTAATTGCAGATGAGCCTACTGGTGATTTAGATGATGAAACTACTAAAGAAGTAATGAAATTGTTTTATGATATAAATTGTAATGGTACTACAATTCTTATGGTTACTCATGAAAATGAGATTGCGACCTTAGGTAACAGATTATTCATTATGTCTTCAGGAAAATTGATAGAGAAAAAATCAAAATAG
- a CDS encoding 4Fe-4S binding protein, translating to MKKSKKIIMRRGIQIFFFMFIALVSLNHSLVERGMEIPLLSSISLHALCPFGGVTTIYQFLTAGTFVKKLHESSLVLMAIGILLAVLFGPVFCGWVCPLGAFQEWISKIGKKIFKKRYNKFIPYKYDKYLRYLRYIILVWVVYMTAATGKIAFEAYDPFYTLFNLWSSELAVSGLIILISVVLASLFVERPWCKYACPYGAFLGIFNLFRVFGIKRNSATCVSCKKCDKSCPMNINVSETSAVKNHQCISCMKCTSEETCSVSSTVNLSSNLSGRNLKPLTAVIVSVVILFGGIGVSKIFNVWITESTKIPAKYTNGELSGQFNPADIRGSYTLNDINKSFEVPVKDLAEAFGIKEVKDLGSFKVKDIENIYAQYKQTEKEIGTENVRYFVALYKALPYDMPLDKYLPQPALKVLENSGKLTETQKKYVQSHLVSVPSK from the coding sequence ATGAAAAAATCAAAGAAAATAATAATGCGAAGAGGCATACAAATATTCTTTTTTATGTTTATTGCATTGGTATCATTAAATCATAGTCTAGTTGAAAGAGGTATGGAAATACCACTATTGTCATCTATTTCTCTTCATGCATTATGTCCTTTTGGAGGAGTAACAACCATATATCAATTTTTAACTGCAGGAACTTTTGTTAAAAAACTACATGAGTCTTCTCTTGTATTGATGGCAATAGGCATATTATTAGCAGTTTTGTTTGGTCCAGTATTTTGTGGATGGGTATGCCCTTTAGGCGCATTTCAAGAGTGGATTTCTAAAATAGGAAAAAAGATTTTTAAAAAAAGGTACAATAAATTTATACCATATAAATACGATAAATATCTAAGATACTTAAGATATATTATACTTGTTTGGGTAGTATACATGACTGCTGCCACTGGGAAAATCGCTTTTGAGGCCTATGATCCATTTTATACTTTATTTAATTTGTGGAGCTCAGAACTAGCAGTAAGTGGTTTAATAATTCTTATATCAGTTGTATTAGCTTCTTTATTTGTTGAAAGGCCTTGGTGCAAATATGCTTGCCCTTATGGTGCTTTTCTAGGTATATTCAATTTGTTTAGAGTGTTCGGAATAAAGAGAAATAGTGCAACCTGCGTATCCTGTAAAAAGTGTGATAAAAGCTGTCCAATGAATATAAATGTATCTGAGACTAGTGCAGTAAAAAATCATCAATGTATATCCTGTATGAAATGTACTTCAGAGGAAACATGTTCAGTATCAAGCACAGTTAATTTAAGCAGTAATTTATCAGGAAGAAATTTAAAACCATTAACTGCAGTAATAGTTTCGGTTGTAATACTTTTTGGTGGCATTGGAGTATCTAAAATCTTCAATGTATGGATTACAGAATCTACAAAGATACCTGCAAAGTATACAAATGGAGAACTTTCAGGTCAGTTTAATCCTGCAGATATTAGAGGGTCATATACACTTAACGACATAAATAAATCTTTTGAAGTGCCAGTAAAAGATTTAGCTGAGGCTTTTGGAATTAAAGAAGTAAAAGATTTAGGAAGTTTTAAGGTGAAAGATATTGAGAATATATATGCACAATATAAACAAACTGAAAAGGAAATAGGAACTGAAAACGTAAGATATTTTGTAGCTCTTTATAAGGCTTTGCCATATGACATGCCTTTAGATAAGTATCTTCCACAACCAGCACTGAAGGTCTTGGAAAATAGCGGGAAACTCACTGAGACACAGAAGAAGTATGTCCAAAGCCACCTAGTTTCTGTACCAAGCAAATAA
- a CDS encoding AraC family transcriptional regulator → MNRIVMSFDEINPFIRYPRFFSVETNPLLTEVKAYDYRLMYIYDGKGAFTINDIRYEAAKGHLFLWRPGIKYSIHTDSQNHLSIIAISFDFTCMKSDISYPIPPEKANIFDEERISEVIEFNDLNGFNKLIHLKNMQSIESRLMELINEYMTRKKHYVHKIRGSFLSILCDIARCLSTSNTDSYMMNNKIDLIIEYIHKNYHNPITNQEIGEYFNFHPIYINRLMVKHTGFSLHQYLINYRISLAIDFLQTTSKSITEIAYLVGFKDINHFSKCFKKMVGLSPKNYITTSRSSF, encoded by the coding sequence ATGAATCGAATAGTAATGTCTTTTGATGAAATCAATCCTTTTATCAGATACCCTCGTTTCTTTAGTGTTGAAACTAATCCATTACTAACAGAGGTTAAAGCCTATGATTACAGACTTATGTACATATACGATGGAAAAGGTGCCTTCACCATTAATGATATTAGATATGAGGCTGCGAAAGGTCATCTTTTTTTGTGGAGACCAGGAATCAAATACAGCATACACACTGATTCACAAAATCATCTGTCTATCATAGCTATTAGTTTTGATTTTACATGCATGAAAAGTGATATAAGTTATCCTATACCGCCAGAAAAAGCAAATATTTTTGATGAGGAAAGAATTTCAGAAGTGATTGAGTTTAATGATTTAAATGGATTTAATAAGCTAATTCATTTAAAAAATATGCAATCTATTGAAAGCAGGCTAATGGAACTAATAAATGAATATATGACTAGAAAAAAACATTATGTCCATAAAATACGAGGCAGCTTTCTTTCTATCTTATGTGATATTGCTCGATGTCTTTCAACATCAAATACAGACTCTTATATGATGAACAATAAAATAGATTTAATAATTGAATACATTCATAAAAACTATCATAATCCGATAACTAACCAAGAAATTGGAGAATATTTTAATTTTCACCCTATTTATATAAACAGATTAATGGTTAAGCATACTGGCTTCTCCCTGCATCAATACCTAATAAACTATCGAATCTCTTTAGCCATTGATTTTCTCCAAACCACAAGCAAATCTATAACTGAGATTGCGTATTTAGTAGGCTTCAAAGACATAAATCATTTTTCTAAGTGTTTTAAAAAAATGGTTGGGCTTAGTCCTAAGAATTATATCACTACTTCCCGCAGCTCCTTTTAA
- a CDS encoding L-fucose/L-arabinose isomerase family protein, whose amino-acid sequence MLQRLKKRNAKIGVFAVGHDTYWGQFEGLLDNLMGYHEIFKGMVEENEVEVIDYGMVDSSMAAFEILEKMKADNVDMLFCNMVTYATSSTFAPIIRNIDAPIVLVTLQPLGGLDYSKANTFMQLENDNICSVPEFTGVAIRMGKKVSDIVIGTLYNDENAKAEIAQWCEISKVLHDLRGARMGLMGHVLEAMYDMHADPTAIASAFGVHVPLIEVDDVIRLYNTITEVEIERKKELIKEEFDMPDPKSDPVTMKLAEADLNQAAKTAVALDKLIEKYKLTGLAYYYEGLEGSLHRTVASSFIVGNSILNAQGFPMCGEYDIKTCIAMLIMDRLNIGGSFAEFHPFDFREDFILVGHDGPHHLAIAEGKPILRTLIKYHGKPGNGASVEFKLKEGPITMLGITQNAEGKFKFVIGEGISKKGPIPATGNTNTRGFFEPNTKEFVKAWVMEGPTHHYALGVGHHAKTLKKIAEVLGIEAVIVKA is encoded by the coding sequence ATGCTTCAAAGATTAAAGAAAAGAAACGCAAAAATAGGAGTATTTGCTGTAGGTCATGACACCTATTGGGGTCAATTTGAAGGGTTACTTGATAACCTCATGGGGTATCATGAGATTTTTAAAGGAATGGTTGAGGAAAATGAAGTTGAAGTTATTGATTATGGAATGGTTGACAGCAGCATGGCTGCCTTTGAAATACTTGAAAAAATGAAGGCTGATAATGTTGATATGCTCTTTTGTAATATGGTAACCTATGCTACTTCATCTACTTTTGCGCCTATTATAAGAAATATTGATGCTCCTATTGTATTAGTTACTCTTCAACCTTTGGGAGGATTGGACTATTCAAAGGCAAATACCTTCATGCAGCTTGAGAACGATAATATTTGTTCAGTACCTGAGTTTACTGGTGTTGCTATAAGGATGGGCAAGAAAGTTAGCGATATTGTTATAGGAACACTGTACAATGATGAAAATGCTAAAGCAGAAATTGCACAGTGGTGTGAAATTTCTAAAGTATTGCATGACTTAAGGGGTGCTAGAATGGGTCTTATGGGCCATGTTTTAGAAGCTATGTATGATATGCACGCTGACCCTACTGCTATAGCTTCAGCCTTTGGTGTTCATGTCCCGCTTATTGAAGTAGACGATGTTATTAGGCTATATAATACAATCACTGAAGTGGAAATAGAGAGAAAAAAGGAATTAATTAAAGAAGAATTTGATATGCCAGATCCCAAAAGTGATCCTGTAACTATGAAATTGGCTGAAGCAGACTTGAATCAAGCTGCTAAAACTGCTGTAGCGCTGGACAAGCTTATTGAAAAATATAAGCTGACTGGCTTGGCGTATTACTATGAGGGACTTGAAGGATCGCTGCATAGAACAGTTGCAAGCTCTTTTATAGTAGGTAATTCCATATTAAATGCACAAGGATTTCCTATGTGTGGTGAATATGATATTAAAACCTGCATAGCAATGTTAATTATGGACAGGTTAAACATTGGAGGCAGCTTTGCAGAATTCCACCCCTTCGACTTCAGAGAAGACTTTATTTTAGTAGGTCATGACGGACCGCATCATTTAGCCATTGCTGAAGGAAAACCCATTTTAAGGACTCTAATAAAGTATCACGGCAAGCCTGGGAACGGCGCATCTGTTGAATTTAAACTGAAGGAAGGTCCAATTACCATGCTCGGAATTACTCAAAATGCTGAGGGGAAATTTAAATTTGTAATTGGGGAAGGCATATCTAAGAAAGGACCTATTCCTGCAACTGGAAACACTAATACTCGTGGTTTCTTTGAACCAAATACAAAAGAGTTTGTAAAAGCATGGGTTATGGAAGGGCCTACACATCACTATGCTTTAGGAGTAGGACACCATGCAAAAACATTAAAGAAAATTGCGGAAGTATTAGGGATTGAAGCTGTGATTGTAAAAGCATAA